From the Polaribacter gangjinensis genome, the window TTGGGATGAATTGTAACTAAACCAACCACTTTATGTCTTTGCAATCTTGGAAAAGGTACGTTTTCATATTGAATTTTTGGGGGATTTACCAAATAAGCATTCACCAGATTTTGGATTTTGCTATCATCAAAAAAATCTACGCCAACAATCGTATTTTCAGCATCAGAAACACCCACAACAATAAACGAATTATTCTCTGGATTAGAGTTTGATAACGCGCAAATGTGCTTTAAAAACTTTGCTTTTCCCTCTTTATTTTCTAACGATAATTTTTCCTTTTTATCATAAAAACTATTCTCATCATTGTGAGCAATTAGATTTTTGATTAAAAGGCGTTTATTAATCACTTGAGGATTGATTATTTTTTATTAGTATTATTTAAGGATTGGTTAATCATATTTTGATCCTTTTTTTTCAGAGGTTTTTAGATAATTTATAAACTTAGACAATTGGTCAATCAAATTATTTGCATCTAAATCTAGCTTCATAAAAAGATCTTTTGAGATATGATTTCTATTAAACGCTCTCAAAAGTTGTGCTTTACTTTCACAGCAAGAGCCTCTTACATAGCTTAAAAACATAATAAACTCCTTATTTCCTCCTCTTCCAAATCCTTCAGCTATATTATCCATGATTGAACCTGAAGAACCATTTATTTGCTCTCTAAGTTTATAATCTTTAGATAACGAAGTATTTATTATAACTTTCCAAATTTCATCACAAAATACAACAGCCTCTTTATATACCTGTAAATTTTCAAATGATTTAAAATGCGCCATAATAAATAATAGAAATAAAAAAAAATTAAAAATTCTCTTTATGTATCATTGTTGCACTCGCTTGTGCAGTTGGAAAAACAACCAAATCTTCAATATTTACATGATAAGGTCTTGAAATAACAAAATGAATAATATCTGCAATATCTGTGGCTTGTAACGGTTTAAAACCCGCATAAACATTTTTTGCTCTTTCTGTATCGCCTTTAAAACGAACTTCAGAAAATTCGGTTTCAACCAACCCAGGATGAATGGCAGAAACACGAATGTTATAATCATTCAAATCCAAACGCATTGATTTGTTGATGGCATTTACCGCAAATTTTGAAGCACAATATACGTTTCCGTTTTTATAAACTTCTTTTCCTGCAGTTGATCCAATATTTACAATAAAACCGTCATTTTGAGCAATCATTTGTGGAATAATTGCTTTGGTTACATACAGCAATCCTTTTACATTGATATCTAACATGGCATCCCAATCATCTATCTCACCATCTTGAATTGTTGCCAAACCATGAGCATTGCCTGCATTATTGATGAGAATATCGATTTTCTTAAAATTTTCTGGCAATGATTGTATGGCTTCAGCAACTTCTTTTCTTTTAGAAACATCAAATTTTAAGGTGATTACTTCTGTAAAATCGCTTAAAAATTCTTTTAGTTGTGCCAATCTTTTTCCTCTTCTTCCGCAAAGTATCAGTCTGATTTTATTTTTTGCAAATAACTCTGCTGTTGCTTTTCCAATGCCTGATGTTGCTCCTGTAATAAGTGCTGTTTTCATTAAATTGCTTGCTTTATATTAGTATTCTAAAAGTATAAAAACTAGCAATTAAGAATTGATTTTTTACGATTGATTTTTTCATCAATTATTAACAAAGAAAAAACCGTTCATTACTGAACGGTTTCTCTTTCAATTGGCTATTTGAGCAATAGCCAACCAAAAATCAACTAACCAAACTTTATTTTAAAAATCTTCTTTCTTTTATTTCTCTGTTTACTTTTGTTCGTTTTCTGTCATCATTTCTTACAGTTTCTGGAGCATCTTTAACAGATTTTTCACTTTTTAGATATTGTGTAAATCCTCTGCCTTTGAAATCGTATCTTGTATTTGAATCGATATGAAAAAGACGAATGTTACTATCATTTGTAACGGTTAATTCGAACTCTTCAATATCTCCACCTCCATAATTTAATGTTAAAATTTTCAGGTTTTGAAAACCTGCAACATCAAATACTTGATAACTTCCTTCAAAATCCCATAATACATTGTCAATATTTGTGCCAAATGAATCTTGAGAACTATAAAATGTTGTTATATTTTCTGGAGTAAATTGCAGATAATTTTCATTATCAAAAGCATTTGGAGTTCCTCCAGTTGTATTTATTTTTTCCCA encodes:
- a CDS encoding SDR family NAD(P)-dependent oxidoreductase is translated as MKTALITGATSGIGKATAELFAKNKIRLILCGRRGKRLAQLKEFLSDFTEVITLKFDVSKRKEVAEAIQSLPENFKKIDILINNAGNAHGLATIQDGEIDDWDAMLDINVKGLLYVTKAIIPQMIAQNDGFIVNIGSTAGKEVYKNGNVYCASKFAVNAINKSMRLDLNDYNIRVSAIHPGLVETEFSEVRFKGDTERAKNVYAGFKPLQATDIADIIHFVISRPYHVNIEDLVVFPTAQASATMIHKENF
- a CDS encoding four helix bundle protein, whose protein sequence is MAHFKSFENLQVYKEAVVFCDEIWKVIINTSLSKDYKLREQINGSSGSIMDNIAEGFGRGGNKEFIMFLSYVRGSCCESKAQLLRAFNRNHISKDLFMKLDLDANNLIDQLSKFINYLKTSEKKGSKYD